The following proteins come from a genomic window of Triticum aestivum cultivar Chinese Spring chromosome 6A, IWGSC CS RefSeq v2.1, whole genome shotgun sequence:
- the LOC123129950 gene encoding uncharacterized protein: MARRAGPEETVAGGVSRNSATVQAAPSLSDALNHRGSRIELAQAPGGGGSAVPGRCSPFNVVCPCPSQTASSLPTSPSTLRQRLYHVVLVAGDRLLRSMGRGDMVVYSQKKR; the protein is encoded by the exons ATGGCTCGTCGAGCCGGGCCAGAGGAAACTGTCGCTG GTGGAGTCAGCCGCAACTCAGCCACGGTTCAGGCCGCCCCATCTTTGTCGGATGCGCTGAATCACCGAGGAAGCCGCATCGAGTTAGCACAGGCGCCTGGCGGAGGCGGCTCTGCTGTGCCGGGACGCTGCAGTCCCTTCAATGTCGTGTGTCCGTGTCCGTCGCAGACGGCGTCCTCACTCCCGACTTCTCCCTCGACCTTGCG GCAACGACTATACCATGTTGTTCTCGTCGCTGGAGATCGACTACTCAGGAGCATGGGTAGAGGCGATATGGTGGTGTACTCGCAGAAAAAGAGGTAA